In Syngnathus scovelli strain Florida chromosome 11, RoL_Ssco_1.2, whole genome shotgun sequence, one DNA window encodes the following:
- the LOC125977239 gene encoding RNA-binding protein 15, giving the protein MKEKDRSPARKRSRVSDDAKERRGSLPSRRTGELLSVASNNGNSYVPCGASSRRSLPGDKRDNYSDIRAGNGYDYGAPHGGAVLASRSDPRSPESEYKTLKISELGSQLNDEDIEDGLFHEFKKFGNVSVKMSRENDERVAFVNFRKPDDARAAKHARGRLVLFDRPLKVDVVYMNRRRSRSPLSKDSFPPGHRHVPPTRQLSPTGLGYRDFRLQQMALGPLPPPPLPHLTEVERDAYYSLYDGRNHAAFLPEFHNDNSSDDDQRANRTLFLGNLDIGLTESDLRRAFDRFGAITEVDIKRAARGQNTTFGFVKFENLDMAHRAKVAMSGKVLGHHQVKIGYGKPTPTTRLWVGGLGPWISLAALAKEFDRFGTIRTIDYRKGEAWAYVQYESLDAAQAACTHMRGFPLGGPDRRLRVDFADTEHHYKQQQYTQPPLPLPHFELVRPPFDHRFADSMRERSPLLPPPRFRERDPSSPAEWSGFGVHERMRGSGFPPVAHLERHSREHWPVDREWELQRGDASRRRRHLDHGWRPDRSPDNNGVPRAGSPADRSPAEGGGDSDGERPSRPGRASPTKERPNSQDRRRRTLSPTAAASSSEKERKRKPGDKPKSPAGKEDASERASAQKLSRVWRGVLLLKNSSFPTVLHLLDGDAVVVSRLLADGPKGSQAAQLKISQRLRMDQPKLEEVSRRIKAAGPSGYSVLLAMPGKSDDDAAADSKDSTERPLKNLVSYLKQKEAAGIVSLPVGGARNKEHSGVLHAFPPCEFSMQFMDESAKALAKSDHDYMVMVIIRGAS; this is encoded by the coding sequence ATGAAGGAGAAAGACCGCTCGCCGGCGAGAAAACGCTCACGGGTGTCAGATGACGCCAAAGAGCGCAGAGGAAGTCTCCCTAGCAGGAGGACCGGAGAGCTGCTAAGCGTCGCCAGCAACAACGGCAACAGCTACGTCCCCTGCGGCGCCTCGTCCAGGAGAAGCTTACCCGGTGACAAAAGAGACAATTACTCGGACATTCGGGCCGGTAATGGCTATGACTACGGGGCTCCGCACGGTGGCGCTGTCCTTGCTTCACGCAGCGACCCGCGATCTCCCGAAAGTGAGTACAAGACTCTTAAAATTAGCGAGCTGGGCTCGCAGCTCAACGACGAGGACATAGAAGACGGCCTGTTCCACGAGTTTAAGAAATTTGGAAACGTGAGCGTGAAAATGAGTCGGGAAAACGATGAGAGGGTAGCCTTCGTCAACTTCCGAAAGCCTGACGACGCCCGGGCGGCCAAGCATGCTCGCGGCCGACTGGTGCTCTTCGACCGGCCCCTCAAAGTCGATGTGGTGTACATGAACCGGCGGAGGAGCCGCTCTCCGCTTTCTAAAGACAGCTTCCCACCAGGGCATAGACATGTTCCCCCCACCAGACAGCTCTCCCCCACAGGTTTGGGCTACAGAGACTTCCGGTTGCAGCAAATGGCGCTcggccccctccctcctcctcccctgcCTCACCTCACAGAAGTGGAAAGAGATGCATATTATTCCCTGTACGACGGCAGGAATCACGCCGCATTCCTTCCAGAATTCCACAACGACAACTCGTCCGATGACGACCAGAGGGCAAACAGGACGTTGTTTCTCGGCAACCTGGACATCGGCCTGACCGAGAGCGACCTGCGGCGAGCGTTCGACCGCTTTGGTGCTATAACTGAAGTGGACATTAAACGAGCGGCGCGTGGCCAGAACACCACATTCGGATTTGTCAAGTTTGAAAATCTCGACATGGCCCATAGAGCTAAAGTGGCCATGTCGGGTAAAGTGCTGGGCCACCACCAAGTTAAAATCGGATATGGCAAACCGACGCCCACTACCAGGCTGTGGGTGGGAGGACTCGGCCCGTGGATTTCCCTTGCCGCCCTGGCCAAAGAGTTTGACCGCTTTGGCACCATCAGGACTATAGACTACAGGAAAGGTGAGGCGTGGGCGTACGTTCAGTACGAGAGCCTGGATGCCGCTCAGGCGGCGTGCACGCACATGCGAGGCTTCCCCCTCGGCGGTCCTGATAGGAGGCTCCGGGTGGACTTTGCTGACACCGAACACCACTACAAGCAGCAGCAGTACACGCAACCCCCTTTGCCGCTCCCACACTTTGAATTGGTCCGTCCGCCGTTCGATCACCGCTTCGCTGACTCGATGAGGGAGCGTTCGCCCCTCCTGCCGCCGCCTCGCTTCCGGGAGCGGGATCCCTCCTCCCCTGCCGAATGGTCTGGCTTTGGAGTCCACGAAAGAATGCGAGGCTCCGGTTTCCCACCCGTGGCTCACCTGGAGAGACATTCCCGAGAGCACTGGCCGGTCGACCGGGAGTGGGAGTTACAAAGAGGAGATGCAAGCCGCCGCAGACGACACTTGGACCACGGGTGGCGTCCGGATCGCTCGCCTGACAATAACGGCGTGCCACGTGCCGGCAGCCCCGCCGACCGCAGTCCCGCAGAAGGAGGAGGCGATAGTGACGGCGAACGACCTTCTCGGCCTGGTCGAGCCTCCCCAACTAAAGAGCGGCCAAACAGTCAGGATAGAAGACGGAGAACTCTTAGCCCGACCGCGGCTGCCTCATCCTCCGAGAAGGAGCGCAAACGCAAACCCGGCGACAAACCCAAGAGCCCGGCGGGGAAGGAGGACGCCTCGGAGCGTGCGTCCGCCCAGAAGCTGAGTCGGGTGTGGCGAGGTGTCCTTCTCTTGAAGAACAGCAGCTTCCCCACCGTGCTGCACTTGCTCGATGGCGACGCAGTGGTGGTTTCCAGACTCCTTGCCGACGGCCCCAAAGGCAGCCAAGCTGCGCAACTGAAAATCAGCCAGCGCCTGCGGATGGACCAGCCCAAGCTGGAAGAGGTCTCCCGTCGCATCAAGGCCGCCGGACCGAGCGGCTACTCCGTCCTCCTCGCCATGCCGGGCAAATCGGATGACGATGCGGCTGCGGACAGCAAAGACTCGACGGAGCGCCCGCTGAAGAACCTGGTGTCGTACCTGAAGCAGAAGGAGGCGGCCGGCATCGTCAGCCTCCCCGTGGGGGGTGCCCGCAACAAGGAGCACAGCGGCGTGCTTCACGCTTTCCCTCCATGTGAGTTCTCTATGCAGTTTATGGATGAGTCTGCAAAAGCTCTTGCTAAATCAGATCATGACTACATGGTGATGGTGATTATTAGAGGAGcatcatga